The following are encoded together in the Ezakiella massiliensis genome:
- a CDS encoding ABC transporter ATP-binding protein: MQKGDLLNIRNLCVEFHTDSGIVKAVNNMNLSLNRSETLGLVGETGAGKTTTALSILNLISDPPGVITDGVVEFEGEDVLKKKGKEMRQIRGKKISMIFQDPMTSLNPVMTIGDQIKEVIELHTDLNKKDQDKRVLEMLELVGIRPERVNDYPHQLSGGMKQRIVIAMALACNPEIIIADEPTTALDVTIQAQVLELMKDLKRKFNTSIIMITHDLGVIAEIADRVDVVYAGEVVESGSTKDIYTNKLHPYTIGLFESIPSLTDDVERLAVIPGATPDPTDLPKGCKFHPRCTHCMEKCKLEDPKMYEVEEDHFVKCFLFENSDKTENKEV, translated from the coding sequence ATGCAAAAAGGAGATTTATTAAATATAAGAAATCTATGCGTTGAATTTCATACCGACTCAGGAATAGTTAAAGCAGTAAATAATATGAATTTATCGCTAAATAGATCAGAAACTTTGGGTCTTGTTGGAGAAACTGGGGCTGGTAAAACTACAACAGCCTTATCAATATTAAACTTGATTTCAGATCCACCTGGAGTAATTACAGATGGTGTTGTTGAATTTGAAGGGGAAGATGTACTAAAGAAAAAGGGCAAAGAAATGAGACAGATTCGTGGTAAAAAGATTTCCATGATTTTCCAAGACCCTATGACTTCTCTAAACCCTGTTATGACAATTGGTGATCAAATTAAGGAAGTTATTGAACTCCACACCGATCTAAATAAAAAAGACCAAGACAAAAGAGTACTTGAAATGCTAGAACTTGTAGGTATTAGACCAGAGCGTGTAAACGACTATCCACACCAATTATCAGGTGGTATGAAGCAAAGAATAGTTATAGCTATGGCTCTTGCTTGTAATCCTGAAATCATAATAGCTGACGAACCTACAACAGCTCTTGACGTTACTATCCAAGCCCAAGTATTGGAACTTATGAAGGACCTCAAGAGAAAATTTAACACTTCGATTATTATGATTACTCACGACTTGGGAGTTATAGCTGAAATCGCAGACAGGGTTGATGTTGTATACGCTGGTGAAGTTGTAGAAAGCGGTTCAACAAAAGATATTTATACAAATAAATTGCATCCATATACAATTGGTTTGTTCGAATCAATTCCAAGTTTAACGGATGATGTTGAAAGACTCGCAGTTATTCCAGGTGCCACACCTGACCCAACTGACTTGCCAAAAGGATGCAAATTCCACCCAAGATGCACACATTGCATGGAAAAATGTAAGCTAGAAGATCCGAAGATGTATGAAGTTGAAGAAGATCACTTTGTAAAGTGTTTCTTGTTTGAAAATTCGGACAAGACCGAAAATAAGGAGGTATAA